The following coding sequences lie in one Paracidovorax avenae genomic window:
- a CDS encoding tripartite tricarboxylate transporter substrate-binding protein, with protein MKSLFKTALLAAAAAAAFGVQAQQAFPSKDKTVTIVVPFAAGGPTDRVARDLAEAMRKPLGGVSVVIDNAAGAGSSIGTAKVARAAPDGYTLLLNHIAMATMPALYRKLPFNVPTDFEYLGIVNDVPMTLIGRPSLPANNYQELSTWIGQNKGKINLGHAGLGAASHLCGLLYQNALKVEMTTVAYKGTAPAITDLIGGQIDLLCDQTTNTTSQIEAKKVKAYAVTTDKRLTTPSLKDLPTLAESGVKDFQVTIWHGLYAPKGTPAEVVAKLNEALKAALKDPDFIKKQEGLGAVVASDQRIEPAEHKKFVQAEINKWGPIIKAAGTYAD; from the coding sequence ATGAAATCACTGTTCAAGACCGCCCTGCTGGCCGCTGCCGCAGCCGCCGCATTCGGCGTCCAGGCACAGCAAGCCTTCCCCTCCAAGGACAAGACGGTGACCATCGTCGTGCCCTTCGCGGCCGGCGGTCCCACCGACCGCGTGGCGCGCGACCTGGCCGAGGCCATGCGCAAGCCGCTGGGCGGGGTGAGCGTGGTGATCGACAACGCCGCCGGCGCCGGCAGCAGCATCGGCACCGCCAAGGTGGCACGCGCGGCACCCGACGGCTACACCCTGCTGCTCAACCATATCGCCATGGCCACGATGCCGGCGCTCTACCGCAAGCTGCCTTTCAACGTGCCCACCGACTTCGAGTACCTGGGCATCGTGAACGACGTGCCCATGACGCTCATAGGCCGCCCCTCGCTGCCGGCCAACAACTACCAGGAGCTCTCCACCTGGATCGGCCAGAACAAGGGCAAGATCAACCTGGGCCACGCCGGCCTGGGCGCCGCCTCGCACCTGTGCGGCCTGCTCTACCAGAACGCCCTCAAGGTCGAGATGACCACCGTCGCCTACAAGGGCACGGCCCCCGCCATCACCGACCTGATCGGCGGCCAGATCGACCTGCTGTGCGACCAGACGACCAACACCACATCGCAGATCGAGGCCAAGAAGGTCAAGGCCTATGCGGTCACCACGGACAAGCGCCTGACCACGCCGTCGCTCAAGGACCTGCCCACGCTGGCGGAATCTGGCGTGAAGGACTTCCAGGTCACCATCTGGCACGGCCTCTACGCGCCCAAGGGCACGCCCGCCGAAGTGGTCGCCAAGCTGAACGAAGCCCTGAAGGCGGCCCTGAAGGACCCGGACTTCATCAAGAAGCAGGAAGGCCTGGGCGCCGTGGTGGCCTCCGACCAGCGCATCGAGCCGGCCGAGCACAAGAAGTTCGTGCAGGCCGAGATCAACAAGTGGGGCCCGATCATCAAGGCCGCCGGCACCTACGCGGACTGA
- a CDS encoding AMP-binding protein — MMDSYDALETRAPEEREAALMAALPAQVAHARSATAAFGEILAGVDARAVTSRDALAALPVTRKHELLERQQAGRAANPFGGFSALAFGPAMPRVFASPGTLYEPEGRRADYWRMARAIHAAGFRPGELVHNCFSYHFVPAGAMMEGGAQALGCTVFAGGTGQTEQQVQAMAELRPAGYIGTPSFLRILLEKAAETGTALPHLGKALVSGEALPPSLRDWFAERGVAAYQCYATADLGLIAYETRAREGLVLGEDVIVEIVRPGTGDPVPDGEVGEVVVTTLNPDYPLVRFGTGDLSAVLPGPCPTGRTNRRIRGWMGRADQTTKVRGMFVHPGQVAEVARRFPQVARARLVVGGEMASDTLVLRVETSETAGGLADQLAAAVREVTKLRAEVEMLPPGSLPNDGRVIEDARSYR; from the coding sequence ATGATGGATTCCTACGACGCCCTCGAAACCCGCGCGCCCGAGGAGCGCGAGGCTGCGCTGATGGCGGCGCTGCCGGCGCAGGTGGCGCATGCGCGGTCGGCCACGGCGGCTTTCGGCGAGATCCTGGCGGGGGTGGATGCGCGGGCCGTGACCAGCCGGGACGCGCTGGCCGCCCTGCCGGTGACGCGCAAGCACGAGTTGCTGGAACGGCAGCAGGCGGGCCGCGCCGCGAACCCGTTCGGGGGTTTCAGCGCGCTGGCGTTCGGCCCGGCGATGCCGCGCGTGTTCGCGAGCCCGGGCACGCTCTACGAACCGGAAGGCCGGCGGGCGGACTACTGGCGCATGGCGCGCGCGATCCATGCCGCGGGGTTCCGGCCGGGCGAGCTGGTGCACAACTGCTTCAGCTACCACTTCGTTCCCGCGGGCGCCATGATGGAAGGCGGGGCGCAGGCCCTCGGCTGCACGGTGTTCGCGGGCGGCACGGGGCAGACGGAGCAGCAGGTGCAGGCCATGGCCGAGCTGCGCCCCGCGGGTTACATCGGCACGCCGAGCTTCCTGCGCATCCTGCTGGAGAAGGCGGCGGAGACGGGCACGGCGCTGCCGCACCTGGGCAAGGCGCTGGTGTCGGGCGAGGCGCTGCCGCCCTCGCTGCGCGACTGGTTCGCCGAGCGCGGCGTCGCGGCCTACCAGTGCTATGCCACGGCGGACCTGGGCCTGATCGCCTACGAGACCCGCGCCCGCGAGGGTCTGGTGCTGGGCGAGGACGTGATCGTGGAGATCGTGCGGCCCGGCACCGGAGACCCCGTGCCCGACGGCGAGGTGGGCGAGGTGGTGGTGACCACGCTCAACCCCGACTACCCCCTGGTGCGCTTCGGCACGGGCGACCTGTCGGCCGTGCTGCCCGGCCCCTGCCCCACCGGCCGCACGAACCGCCGCATCCGCGGCTGGATGGGCCGGGCCGACCAGACCACCAAGGTGCGCGGCATGTTCGTGCACCCCGGCCAGGTGGCCGAGGTGGCGCGGCGCTTCCCGCAGGTGGCGCGCGCGCGCCTCGTCGTGGGCGGTGAGATGGCCAGCGACACCCTGGTGCTGCGCGTGGAGACGTCGGAGACCGCCGGCGGGCTGGCCGACCAGCTGGCGGCTGCGGTGCGCGAGGTCACCAAGCTGCGCGCCGAGGTGGAGATGCTGCCGCCGGGCAGCCTGCCCAACGACGGCCGCGTGATCGAGGATGCGCGCAGCTACCGGTGA
- a CDS encoding ABC transporter ATP-binding protein: MTTDPPPTSNAAPLLVVNGIEVIYHHVILVLKGVSLSVPEGAIVALLGGNGAGKTTTLRAVSNLLAGERGEVTKGSIELRGERIERLSPAALVDRGVVQVMEGRHCFAHLTIEENLLTGAYTRRDRGEIAANLEKVYAYFPRLKTRRTSQAAYTSGGEQQMCAIGRALMANPRMVLLDEPSMGLAPQIVDEVFHIVRDLNTREKVTFLLAEQNTHMALKYADYGYILESGRVVMDGAAADLANNEDVKEFYLGMGGGERKSFKDAKSYKRRKRWLA, from the coding sequence ATGACCACCGACCCTCCTCCAACCTCCAACGCCGCTCCCCTGCTCGTCGTCAACGGCATCGAGGTGATCTACCACCATGTGATCCTCGTGCTCAAGGGCGTGTCGCTTTCCGTGCCCGAGGGCGCCATCGTGGCCCTGCTGGGCGGCAATGGGGCGGGCAAGACGACCACGCTGCGCGCGGTCTCCAACCTGCTGGCGGGCGAGCGCGGGGAGGTCACGAAGGGCAGCATCGAACTGCGCGGCGAGCGCATCGAGCGGCTGTCGCCCGCTGCGCTGGTGGACCGCGGCGTGGTGCAGGTGATGGAGGGCCGCCACTGTTTTGCCCACCTCACGATCGAGGAGAACCTGCTCACGGGCGCCTATACGCGGCGCGACCGCGGGGAGATCGCGGCCAACCTGGAGAAGGTGTATGCCTACTTCCCGCGCCTGAAGACGCGGCGCACCAGCCAGGCGGCCTACACCTCGGGCGGCGAGCAGCAGATGTGCGCCATCGGCCGCGCGCTCATGGCCAACCCGCGCATGGTGCTGCTCGACGAGCCCTCCATGGGCCTGGCGCCGCAGATCGTCGACGAGGTCTTCCACATCGTGCGCGACCTCAACACCCGCGAGAAGGTCACCTTCCTGCTGGCCGAGCAGAACACGCACATGGCGCTGAAGTACGCGGACTACGGCTACATCCTCGAAAGCGGCCGCGTGGTGATGGACGGCGCGGCCGCCGACCTGGCCAACAACGAGGACGTGAAGGAGTTCTACCTGGGCATGGGCGGGGGGGAGCGCAAGAGTTTCAAGGATGCGAAGAGCTACAAGCGGCGCAAGCGCTGGCTTGCCTGA
- a CDS encoding ABC transporter substrate-binding protein, whose product MQPRKIASIAAALAAGLSVWSAAPLAQAQAAGEQFVPLLVYRTGQFAPLGIPWADGKQDYLKLVNARDGGVNGVKLSFEECETAYDAAKGVECYERLKGKGSGASGFDTQSTGITFAVTDKAFVDKIPVETPGYGLSQSADGTVFEWNFPLLGTYWTAADVMLQDIAKKEKGSLKGKKIALVYHDSPYGKEPIPLLQKRAEADGFTLSTFPVTPPGVEQKSTWLQIRQQRPDYVLFWSAGVMTPAGIREAQASGYPREKIYGIWWAGSDHDVKDIGAGAKGYNAITIHNSAAKDKVHDDLKKFVYDKGQGTGAPTGVGTLAHTRGMMISMLQVEAIRAAQEKYGKGKVLTPEQVRWGFENLDLTADKLKALGFGEIMRPVKTSCQNHMGTDWARIVQWDGGKWNLASDWYQADKTHIDPLVKEYAAKYAKDKNIKPRSCG is encoded by the coding sequence ATGCAACCCAGGAAGATCGCATCGATCGCCGCCGCCCTCGCGGCCGGCCTCTCGGTATGGAGCGCCGCGCCACTGGCGCAGGCGCAGGCCGCAGGCGAGCAGTTCGTGCCGCTGCTCGTCTACCGCACCGGGCAGTTCGCGCCGCTCGGCATTCCCTGGGCGGACGGCAAGCAGGACTACCTGAAGCTCGTGAACGCGCGCGACGGCGGCGTGAACGGCGTCAAGCTCTCGTTCGAGGAATGCGAGACCGCCTACGACGCGGCCAAGGGCGTGGAATGCTACGAGCGCCTCAAGGGCAAGGGCAGCGGCGCCTCCGGCTTCGACACGCAGTCCACCGGCATCACCTTCGCCGTGACCGACAAGGCCTTCGTGGACAAGATCCCGGTGGAGACCCCGGGCTACGGCCTCTCGCAGTCGGCCGACGGCACGGTGTTCGAGTGGAACTTCCCGCTGCTGGGCACCTACTGGACCGCCGCCGACGTGATGCTGCAGGACATCGCCAAGAAGGAGAAGGGCAGCCTCAAGGGCAAGAAGATCGCGCTGGTCTACCACGACAGCCCCTACGGCAAGGAGCCGATCCCGCTGCTGCAAAAGCGCGCCGAGGCCGACGGCTTCACGCTCAGCACCTTCCCCGTCACGCCGCCCGGCGTGGAGCAGAAATCCACCTGGCTGCAGATCCGCCAGCAGCGGCCCGACTACGTGCTCTTCTGGTCGGCCGGCGTGATGACGCCCGCCGGGATCCGCGAGGCGCAGGCCAGCGGCTACCCGCGCGAGAAGATCTACGGCATCTGGTGGGCCGGCTCCGACCACGACGTGAAGGACATCGGCGCGGGCGCCAAGGGCTACAACGCCATCACCATCCACAACAGCGCCGCGAAGGACAAGGTGCACGACGACCTGAAGAAGTTCGTCTATGACAAGGGCCAGGGTACGGGGGCTCCCACGGGCGTGGGCACGCTGGCGCATACGCGCGGGATGATGATCTCCATGCTGCAGGTGGAGGCGATCCGCGCCGCGCAGGAGAAGTACGGCAAGGGCAAGGTGCTCACGCCCGAGCAGGTGCGCTGGGGCTTCGAGAACCTGGACCTCACGGCCGACAAGCTCAAGGCCCTGGGCTTCGGCGAAATCATGCGCCCGGTGAAGACCTCCTGCCAGAACCACATGGGCACCGACTGGGCGCGCATCGTGCAGTGGGACGGCGGCAAGTGGAACCTCGCTTCGGACTGGTACCAGGCCGACAAGACGCACATCGATCCGCTGGTGAAGGAGTACGCGGCGAAGTATGCGAAGGACAAGAACATCAAGCCGAGAAGCTGCGGATGA
- a CDS encoding branched-chain amino acid ABC transporter permease, whose protein sequence is MFYRENGQFKTSYQADLALFPIAQDRWALLALLVVAFVGVPLAGSDYFFRAVAVPFLILSLAAIGLNILVGYCGQISLGTGAFMAVGAYAAYNLQVRIEGMPLLLALLGGGLCATVFGVLFGIPSLRIRGLYLAVATLAAQFFTDWFTNRVKWVTNDSSSGSVSVGHLQVLGFGIETPVQKYLLCLGFVAVFALLAKNLVRGAVGREWMAMRDMDVAAAVIGIRPVYAKLSAFAVSSFIVGVAGGLWGFVHLGSWEPAAFGIDRSFQLLFMVIIGGLGSIAGSFFGAAFIVLLPLLLNYVPHWLGLPLSTGTATHLEHMIFGALIVFFLIVEPHGLARLWSTARQKLRIWPFPH, encoded by the coding sequence ATGTTCTACCGTGAGAACGGCCAGTTCAAGACCAGCTACCAGGCCGACCTGGCGCTGTTCCCCATCGCGCAGGACCGCTGGGCCCTGCTCGCGCTGCTCGTGGTGGCCTTCGTCGGCGTGCCGCTGGCGGGCAGCGACTATTTCTTCCGCGCCGTCGCGGTGCCGTTCCTGATCCTGTCGCTCGCGGCGATCGGGCTCAACATCCTCGTAGGCTACTGCGGGCAGATCTCGCTGGGCACGGGCGCTTTCATGGCCGTCGGTGCCTATGCGGCCTACAACCTGCAGGTGCGCATCGAGGGCATGCCGCTGCTGCTCGCGCTGCTGGGTGGCGGGCTTTGCGCCACGGTATTCGGCGTGCTGTTCGGCATCCCGAGCCTGCGCATCCGCGGGCTCTACCTGGCGGTGGCGACGCTCGCCGCGCAGTTCTTCACCGACTGGTTCACCAACCGCGTGAAGTGGGTCACCAACGATTCGTCGTCGGGCTCGGTGAGCGTGGGCCACCTGCAGGTCCTGGGCTTCGGCATCGAGACGCCGGTGCAGAAGTACCTGCTGTGCCTGGGGTTCGTGGCGGTGTTCGCGCTGCTGGCCAAGAACCTCGTGCGCGGTGCCGTGGGCCGCGAGTGGATGGCCATGCGCGACATGGACGTGGCCGCCGCCGTGATCGGCATCCGCCCGGTGTACGCCAAGCTCAGCGCGTTCGCGGTGAGCAGCTTCATCGTGGGCGTGGCCGGCGGCCTCTGGGGCTTCGTGCACCTGGGCTCGTGGGAGCCGGCCGCCTTCGGCATCGACCGCTCGTTCCAGCTGCTGTTCATGGTCATCATCGGCGGGCTGGGCTCCATCGCGGGCAGCTTCTTCGGCGCGGCCTTCATCGTGCTGCTGCCGCTGCTTCTGAACTACGTGCCCCACTGGCTGGGGCTGCCGCTGTCCACCGGCACGGCCACGCACCTGGAGCACATGATCTTCGGCGCGCTGATCGTGTTCTTCCTCATCGTGGAGCCGCACGGCCTCGCGCGGCTGTGGTCCACGGCGCGGCAGAAGCTGCGCATCTGGCCGTTCCCGCACTGA
- a CDS encoding branched-chain amino acid ABC transporter permease: MGFFLETVFGGLMAGMLYALVALGFVLIFKASGVFNFAQGAMVLFAALAMARFAEWLPRWLGFDSLLLANLLAFCAAVACMVGVAWLVERLALRHLVNQEPIALLMATLGITYFLDGAGQLIFGSSTYKIDVGMPKDPMIVLENVFEGGLLLSKEDLYAAVVAAALVALLSLFFQKTRTGRALRAVADDHQAAQSIGIPLSRIWVIVWSVGGIVALVAGIIWGSKLGVQFSISLVALKAFPVVILGGLTSVPGAIVGGLMIGVGEKLSEIYLGPFLGGGIENWFAYVLALAFLLIRPQGLFGDKIIDRV; encoded by the coding sequence ATGGGTTTCTTTCTCGAGACGGTGTTCGGCGGCCTGATGGCCGGCATGCTCTATGCGCTGGTGGCGCTGGGGTTCGTGCTGATCTTCAAGGCCTCGGGCGTGTTCAATTTCGCGCAGGGCGCGATGGTGCTGTTCGCGGCGCTCGCCATGGCGCGCTTCGCCGAATGGCTGCCGCGCTGGCTGGGCTTCGACAGCCTGCTGCTGGCCAACCTCCTGGCCTTCTGCGCGGCGGTGGCGTGCATGGTGGGCGTGGCCTGGCTGGTGGAGCGCCTGGCGCTGCGCCATCTCGTGAACCAGGAGCCGATCGCGCTGCTGATGGCCACGCTGGGCATCACTTATTTCCTCGACGGCGCGGGGCAGCTCATCTTCGGCAGCAGCACCTACAAGATCGACGTGGGCATGCCCAAGGACCCGATGATCGTGCTGGAGAACGTCTTCGAGGGCGGCCTGCTGCTCTCCAAGGAAGACCTCTACGCCGCCGTGGTGGCCGCCGCGCTCGTCGCGCTGCTCTCGCTCTTCTTCCAGAAGACGCGCACCGGCCGCGCGCTGCGCGCCGTGGCGGACGACCACCAGGCCGCCCAGTCCATCGGCATCCCGCTCTCGCGCATCTGGGTGATCGTGTGGTCGGTGGGCGGCATCGTGGCGCTCGTGGCCGGGATCATCTGGGGCAGCAAGCTGGGCGTGCAGTTCTCCATCTCGCTCGTGGCGCTCAAGGCCTTCCCGGTGGTGATCCTCGGCGGGCTCACCTCGGTGCCCGGCGCCATCGTGGGCGGCCTGATGATCGGCGTGGGCGAGAAGCTCTCCGAGATCTACCTCGGCCCCTTCCTGGGCGGCGGCATCGAGAACTGGTTCGCCTACGTGCTGGCGCTGGCCTTCCTGCTGATCCGGCCACAAGGGTTGTTCGGGGACAAGATCATCGATCGCGTGTAA
- a CDS encoding ABC transporter ATP-binding protein, with protein MTTPHKKTGDVILDVRNISLRFGGVKALTDISFDVREHEIRSIIGPNGAGKSSMLNCINGVYAPQEGSITFRGKTFAHMNSRQVAEMGVARTFQNLALFKGMSVLDNIMSGRNLKIRSNLLMQALRLGPAVAEEIRHREVVERIIDFLEIQAWRKAPVGQLPYGLQKRVDLGRALAMEPQVLLLDEPMAGMNVEEKQDMCRFILDVNDEFGTTIVLIEHDMGVVMDISDRVVVLDYGKKIGDGTPQSVRENEDVIRAYLGAGH; from the coding sequence ATGACCACTCCCCACAAGAAGACCGGCGACGTGATCCTCGACGTGCGCAACATCAGCCTGCGCTTCGGCGGGGTGAAGGCGCTCACCGACATCTCGTTCGACGTGCGCGAGCACGAGATCCGCTCCATCATCGGCCCGAACGGCGCCGGCAAGAGCTCGATGCTCAACTGCATCAACGGCGTCTATGCGCCGCAGGAAGGCTCCATCACCTTCCGGGGCAAGACCTTCGCCCACATGAATTCGCGCCAGGTGGCCGAGATGGGAGTGGCGCGCACGTTCCAGAACCTGGCGCTCTTCAAGGGCATGAGCGTGCTGGACAACATCATGTCCGGCCGCAACCTGAAGATCCGCAGCAACCTGCTGATGCAGGCGCTGCGCCTGGGGCCGGCGGTGGCCGAGGAGATCCGCCACCGCGAAGTGGTGGAACGCATCATCGACTTCCTGGAGATCCAGGCCTGGCGCAAGGCGCCCGTGGGCCAGCTGCCCTACGGACTGCAGAAGCGCGTGGACCTGGGCCGGGCCCTGGCCATGGAGCCGCAGGTGCTGCTGCTCGACGAGCCCATGGCCGGCATGAACGTGGAGGAGAAGCAGGACATGTGCCGCTTCATCCTCGACGTGAACGACGAGTTCGGCACCACCATCGTGCTCATCGAGCACGACATGGGCGTGGTGATGGACATCTCCGACCGCGTCGTGGTGCTGGACTACGGCAAGAAGATCGGCGACGGCACGCCGCAATCGGTGCGCGAGAACGAAGACGTCATCCGCGCCTACCTCGGCGCAGGCCACTAG
- a CDS encoding long-chain fatty acid--CoA ligase, protein MSDTFPRLLLRHAAERPQAAALREKEYGIWQTTTWARLAQLVERLAAGLDAAGLARGEHLVVIGANRPRLYATMLAAQSLGAIPVPLYQDAVAAECVYPLNNAEVRFCVVEDQEQVDKLLEIRAQCPAIAGIFYDDPRGLRNYAEPGLQSIDALLEDGARIADAAPGWFAARAQAVQPDDVAAMFFTSGTTGNPKGVVHTHATLLDRATAGAEFDRLTAAEDVLAYLPPAWIGQNIFSYAQWLACGYVVNCPESAATVSIDLKEIGPTYYFAPPRIFEGLLTSVTIRMEDAGTFKRWLFRTCMAHARRVGPALQSGQAVGWWDRLRYAAGDLLVYGPLRNTLGFSRVRVAYTAGEAIGPDLFTFYRSIGINLKQLYGSTETAVFVCLQPDDAVHADTVGVPIRGVEIKVDGNGEILVKSAGLLRGYYKNPEATAEVLTPDGWYRTSDAGFLDASGQLKIIDRVKDVGRLAGGAHDGAMFAPKYVENKLKFFPHIKEAVALGNGRDKVCALINIDFEAVGNWAERQNLPYAGYTDLAAKPEVLALVRDCVEKVNADLAADGLLAGSQVARFLVLHKELDADDGELTRTNKVRRGFIADKYGVLVDALYAGRTEQFIETQVKFEDGRTGRVSATLRIEDAKTFPPVRQAA, encoded by the coding sequence ATGAGCGATACCTTTCCCCGACTGCTGCTGCGCCACGCGGCCGAGCGCCCCCAGGCTGCCGCGCTGCGCGAGAAGGAATACGGCATCTGGCAGACCACCACCTGGGCGCGCCTCGCGCAGCTGGTGGAGCGGCTGGCCGCGGGCCTGGACGCCGCAGGCCTGGCGCGCGGCGAGCACCTGGTGGTGATCGGCGCGAACCGGCCGCGGCTCTACGCCACGATGCTCGCCGCGCAGTCGCTGGGCGCCATCCCCGTGCCGCTCTACCAGGACGCCGTGGCGGCCGAGTGCGTCTATCCGCTGAACAACGCCGAGGTGCGCTTCTGCGTGGTGGAAGACCAGGAGCAGGTGGACAAGCTGCTGGAGATCCGCGCGCAGTGCCCGGCCATCGCCGGCATTTTCTATGACGATCCGCGCGGCCTGCGCAACTATGCCGAGCCGGGCCTGCAATCGATCGATGCGCTGCTGGAAGACGGCGCGCGCATCGCCGATGCCGCGCCGGGCTGGTTCGCCGCGCGCGCCCAGGCCGTGCAGCCCGATGACGTGGCCGCGATGTTTTTCACCTCCGGCACCACGGGCAACCCCAAGGGCGTGGTGCACACGCACGCCACGCTGCTGGACCGCGCCACGGCCGGCGCCGAGTTCGACCGCCTCACCGCCGCCGAGGACGTACTGGCCTACCTGCCGCCGGCCTGGATCGGACAGAACATCTTCAGCTATGCGCAGTGGCTGGCCTGCGGCTACGTGGTGAACTGCCCGGAGTCGGCGGCCACGGTGTCGATCGACCTCAAGGAGATCGGGCCCACCTACTACTTCGCGCCGCCGCGCATCTTCGAAGGCCTGCTCACGAGCGTGACGATCCGCATGGAAGACGCGGGTACCTTCAAGCGCTGGCTGTTCCGCACCTGCATGGCGCATGCGCGCCGCGTGGGCCCGGCGCTGCAGAGCGGCCAGGCGGTGGGCTGGTGGGACCGGCTGCGCTACGCGGCGGGCGACCTGCTGGTCTACGGCCCGCTGCGCAACACGCTGGGTTTCTCGCGGGTGCGCGTGGCCTACACGGCCGGCGAGGCGATCGGGCCGGACCTGTTCACGTTCTACCGCTCGATCGGCATCAACCTCAAGCAGCTCTACGGCTCCACCGAGACGGCGGTGTTCGTATGCCTGCAGCCCGACGACGCGGTGCATGCCGACACGGTGGGCGTGCCGATCCGCGGCGTGGAGATCAAGGTGGACGGCAACGGCGAGATCCTCGTGAAGTCCGCGGGCCTGCTGCGCGGCTACTACAAGAACCCCGAGGCGACGGCCGAAGTGCTCACGCCGGACGGCTGGTACCGCACGAGCGACGCGGGCTTCCTGGACGCGAGCGGTCAGCTCAAGATCATCGACCGCGTGAAGGACGTGGGGCGCCTCGCGGGCGGCGCGCACGACGGCGCGATGTTCGCGCCCAAGTACGTGGAGAACAAGCTCAAGTTCTTCCCGCACATCAAGGAGGCCGTGGCGCTCGGCAACGGCCGCGACAAGGTCTGCGCGCTGATCAACATCGATTTCGAGGCGGTGGGCAACTGGGCGGAGCGGCAGAACCTGCCGTACGCGGGCTACACCGACCTCGCCGCCAAGCCCGAGGTGCTGGCGCTGGTCCGCGACTGCGTGGAGAAGGTGAACGCCGACCTCGCGGCCGACGGCCTGCTCGCGGGCAGCCAGGTCGCCCGCTTCCTCGTGCTGCACAAGGAGCTGGACGCCGACGACGGCGAGCTCACGCGCACCAACAAGGTCCGCCGCGGCTTCATCGCCGACAAGTACGGCGTGCTGGTCGATGCGCTCTACGCGGGCCGCACCGAGCAGTTCATCGAGACGCAGGTGAAGTTCGAGGACGGGCGCACGGGCCGCGTGAGCGCCACGCTGCGCATCGAGGATGCGAAGACCTTCCCGCCCGTGCGGCAGGCCGCCTGA